From the genome of Polyangiaceae bacterium, one region includes:
- a CDS encoding DcrB-related protein → MPRYEHPDISFEVPRDWDDKSVGAFAAPVAPGQTTAPNVVCTRDKLLPGENLAGYADRNLVELAQRLDKFSLQKRSDITVSGLPAIELRFTWKGNKGLVDQRLVMCATGKRLVLSITSTAPRAAGVDMDAIMNRILSTVKIPGERGEN, encoded by the coding sequence ATGCCTCGTTACGAGCACCCCGACATCAGCTTTGAAGTTCCGCGCGACTGGGACGACAAGTCCGTGGGGGCTTTTGCCGCGCCGGTTGCGCCAGGACAAACCACGGCACCGAACGTCGTCTGCACGCGCGACAAGCTCTTGCCGGGCGAAAACCTTGCGGGGTATGCCGACCGAAACCTCGTCGAACTTGCTCAGCGACTTGACAAGTTCAGCCTACAAAAGCGATCGGACATCACGGTGAGCGGTTTGCCCGCCATCGAATTGCGCTTCACGTGGAAGGGCAACAAGGGTCTGGTCGACCAACGACTGGTAATGTGCGCCACGGGCAAACGCCTCGTGTTGAGCATTACGTCGACAGCGCCGCGCGCGGCGGGTGTCGATATGGATGCGATCATGAATCGCATTCTGAGCACTGTGAAGATACCTGGGGAACGCGGCGAAAACTAG
- a CDS encoding PAAR domain-containing protein, with protein sequence MSVTPLEAARLGDEIGHTCALKGLLLGLALGAAIVAVGIVAAGATVATGGAAAVLIGGAIATVAGTGLAGMKIGSIIDAGPSGPIMIGSPNTFLGDAAIPAARATLDTVACKDHAIKLIAEGSLTVFINQAPAARRTDKTVCSGPIREGQPDVFFGGPKGTYLPLESEVPGWLVTTLEWAAIIGSVIATGGAIFTVGIGAALGGFALGYIGGELGTKYGGDIGYAIGGDKGRVVGEVIGEQIGSALGGKLGEWGGARIESSLPSSVLAKLPGSTATTTLQARMANPDNFAPGENPAFWTGPGSRDAALANGNSTMENTLGGQSTEAFVNGQNMAWEQSKPVWVESSTNYANQVASQYGTGGPRAGEPVTVYVSDAANPNSVYFTTEKPILQAAGVNIVEVVVPAPPPSP encoded by the coding sequence ATGAGCGTAACACCGCTTGAAGCTGCGCGGCTTGGAGATGAAATAGGCCACACGTGCGCCTTGAAGGGGCTCCTTTTGGGGCTTGCGCTTGGGGCGGCGATCGTCGCGGTCGGCATTGTTGCTGCTGGCGCGACGGTCGCGACGGGTGGAGCGGCTGCGGTGCTCATTGGTGGCGCTATTGCGACCGTTGCGGGCACTGGCCTTGCGGGCATGAAGATAGGGTCCATCATCGATGCTGGACCCAGTGGGCCTATAATGATAGGCTCACCGAATACATTTTTAGGCGATGCGGCGATACCGGCTGCGCGAGCGACGCTCGATACCGTGGCGTGTAAAGATCACGCCATAAAACTCATTGCCGAGGGGAGCCTGACGGTATTCATCAATCAGGCTCCCGCTGCGCGAAGGACGGACAAGACGGTATGTTCCGGTCCGATTCGCGAGGGACAGCCGGATGTCTTTTTTGGTGGTCCCAAGGGCACGTATTTGCCGCTCGAGAGCGAGGTTCCTGGGTGGCTCGTGACGACGCTCGAATGGGCGGCGATCATTGGATCTGTAATTGCCACGGGCGGTGCCATTTTCACGGTTGGTATTGGTGCGGCGCTCGGTGGATTCGCTCTTGGGTACATCGGCGGCGAGCTTGGTACCAAATATGGCGGCGACATTGGTTATGCCATTGGAGGCGACAAGGGTCGCGTCGTCGGCGAAGTCATTGGTGAGCAGATTGGTTCGGCGCTTGGCGGCAAATTGGGTGAGTGGGGCGGCGCCAGGATCGAATCTTCGCTTCCTTCGAGCGTTCTCGCCAAACTGCCTGGATCGACGGCCACGACGACATTGCAGGCGCGCATGGCCAACCCGGACAACTTTGCGCCTGGGGAAAACCCAGCATTTTGGACGGGCCCCGGCTCGCGCGATGCCGCGCTTGCCAATGGCAACTCCACCATGGAGAATACGCTCGGTGGGCAATCCACGGAAGCGTTCGTCAATGGCCAGAATATGGCGTGGGAGCAATCCAAGCCGGTCTGGGTTGAATCGTCCACGAATTATGCAAATCAGGTCGCATCGCAATATGGCACGGGCGGGCCGCGTGCGGGCGAACCCGTGACCGTTTACGTGAGTGATGCGGCAAATCCAAACAGCGTGTACTTCACGACGGAAAAACCGATTTTGCAGGCCGCTGGCGTGAACATCGTCGAAGTCGTCGTGCCCGCGCCGCCGCCTTCGCCTTGA
- a CDS encoding HEAT repeat domain-containing protein: MATSDYQRFLSSFFGTGADAALSGPDTAALSRLQGYEQDEAERMMLERLSVSDTRSAVGLGVIKSQKALPRIRELMQSLEGKERGLEGGPLVALSLACYRIDGDPKAIENIIKVLEVAEVDVFKLDAIAALRDSGAPEARDALLRAVETSEVPLIRLNAAKSLLVMAGKLPDLRDNPPVVLKLMNKSPEVRTEAVREFKYMLNG; encoded by the coding sequence ATGGCAACCAGCGATTACCAGCGATTCCTCAGTTCATTTTTCGGTACCGGTGCCGATGCCGCCTTGAGCGGCCCCGACACGGCCGCGCTTTCGCGCTTGCAAGGGTACGAGCAAGACGAAGCCGAACGAATGATGCTCGAGCGGCTCTCCGTGAGCGATACGCGGTCGGCCGTGGGGCTGGGCGTGATCAAGTCGCAAAAGGCTCTGCCGCGCATCCGCGAATTGATGCAATCGCTCGAAGGCAAAGAACGCGGCCTCGAAGGTGGGCCTCTGGTGGCCTTGAGTTTGGCATGTTATCGCATCGACGGCGATCCGAAAGCGATCGAAAACATCATCAAAGTGCTCGAAGTGGCAGAAGTCGACGTGTTCAAATTGGATGCAATCGCGGCGCTCCGCGACAGTGGCGCTCCCGAGGCACGAGACGCACTTTTGCGAGCCGTGGAAACCAGTGAAGTGCCGCTCATTCGGCTCAATGCGGCGAAATCATTGCTCGTCATGGCCGGCAAATTGCCAGATCTGCGCGACAACCCGCCCGTGGTCCTCAAATTGATGAACAAATCGCCGGAAGTGCGGACCGAAGCGGTGCGCGAATTCAAATACATGCTGAATGGCTGA